In Thiovibrio frasassiensis, one DNA window encodes the following:
- a CDS encoding SurA N-terminal domain-containing protein: MKFSLHVLCAALSLFGFFHPPVARAEMVDRIIAIVNDDVITFSDLNREGASVFRRITQEAPPEQVERTLLKAREDILSSLIDKLIVAQRAKKVGISVADSELDNSISRIVERNKTTPEKFWQQIVLMGSNEHDYRELIRSQILQERLIDYEIRSRVVVNEERIREYYDKNYAQKIKEDAYHVLQMGFAWQENTPAAKADALRRAEASRQQALAGQDFRTLARQSSDLPSAKDGGDIGVFKKSEMADYMSASISGLRAGQIGTIQETPGGYQFFKLLSDRGDIGLQASYEAVKEQIRKQLYEEAMNSQFQKWVKELRDQAYIKKIL; this comes from the coding sequence GTGAAATTTTCCTTACATGTCTTATGCGCAGCCCTGTCTCTTTTCGGTTTTTTCCATCCCCCTGTCGCCCGGGCGGAAATGGTGGACCGGATCATCGCCATTGTCAACGATGATGTCATTACCTTTTCCGACCTCAATCGGGAAGGGGCGTCCGTCTTTCGGAGGATCACGCAGGAGGCTCCGCCGGAACAGGTTGAGCGGACCTTGCTGAAGGCAAGGGAGGATATTCTTTCCAGCTTGATTGATAAGCTCATTGTTGCCCAGCGGGCCAAGAAGGTTGGGATTTCGGTGGCTGATTCGGAGTTGGACAATTCCATCAGTCGAATCGTCGAACGCAACAAGACCACTCCGGAAAAGTTTTGGCAGCAGATAGTGCTCATGGGCTCGAACGAACATGACTACCGTGAACTCATTAGAAGCCAGATCCTGCAAGAAAGATTGATCGACTACGAAATCCGTTCCCGGGTGGTGGTGAATGAGGAGCGGATACGTGAATATTATGACAAGAATTATGCCCAGAAAATCAAGGAGGATGCCTATCATGTTCTGCAGATGGGGTTCGCCTGGCAGGAAAACACCCCGGCCGCCAAAGCTGATGCCCTGCGGCGGGCTGAAGCATCTCGGCAGCAAGCTCTTGCCGGCCAGGATTTTCGCACACTGGCGCGGCAATCTTCCGATCTGCCTTCGGCCAAGGATGGGGGTGATATCGGGGTTTTTAAGAAATCGGAAATGGCAGACTACATGAGCGCAAGCATTAGCGGTCTGCGGGCGGGACAGATAGGCACCATTCAAGAGACTCCGGGCGGGTATCAGTTTTTTAAGCTTCTTTCCGACCGGGGCGATATAGGCCTTCAGGCTTCCTACGAAGCGGTGAAAGAGCAGATCAGGAAGCAGTTGTATGAGGAAGCGATGAACAGCCAGTTTCAGAAATGGGTCAAAGAGCTTCGCGATCAGGCGTATATTAAAAAGATACTTTAG
- a CDS encoding helix-turn-helix domain-containing protein produces MTKDSLTADDAIEQPRALSRADETLGSFLKRHRQSQGKELEEIAQKTRIHASTLRAIEEDNPKALPADVFTRGFVKNYAQYLGLDPNEALAWYIEQNDGEARPTGKINVQEVLAGEAMAEERTFPFGRLIGFFIVVGALFFAVYLVLNFLDSTAPPVSVSMHEATPPPLVEPPSPLSVPLPAESGADPSLGMVATEQGGLPVTQGGVEVAAPPVSGPGKTGPDIKAAVSVPEKAGPEIQAQKVETPQEPGAQSKTVDGKPVILPRATKEKPVQVPAPQEVVKPAPVSAVSPPPSTVKAPGMNYVLEAKFTQETWLSVQVDKEKKKSGVYKPGDHLVWQAEKKISLFVGNAGGIILTLNGKKVPPLGKVMESTRVSFPAE; encoded by the coding sequence ATGACCAAGGATTCACTAACTGCTGATGATGCAATTGAGCAGCCGAGGGCTTTATCACGAGCCGATGAAACCCTTGGCAGTTTTCTAAAAAGACATCGACAAAGTCAGGGAAAAGAACTCGAGGAAATCGCGCAAAAGACCCGCATCCATGCCTCAACGCTTCGGGCCATCGAGGAGGACAATCCCAAGGCTTTGCCGGCGGATGTCTTTACCCGGGGTTTTGTGAAAAATTATGCGCAGTATCTTGGCCTTGATCCAAACGAGGCATTGGCTTGGTATATCGAGCAGAACGATGGGGAGGCCAGGCCTACGGGAAAAATTAATGTTCAGGAGGTTCTCGCCGGCGAAGCCATGGCCGAGGAGCGGACCTTCCCCTTTGGGCGCCTCATCGGGTTTTTCATTGTCGTGGGCGCACTTTTCTTTGCCGTATATCTGGTCTTAAATTTTTTAGATTCGACCGCCCCTCCAGTCAGTGTTTCCATGCACGAGGCTACTCCTCCTCCCTTGGTGGAACCCCCTTCGCCGCTGTCCGTACCCTTGCCCGCTGAGTCCGGTGCTGATCCCTCCCTCGGTATGGTGGCAACTGAGCAGGGTGGTTTGCCTGTGACGCAGGGTGGAGTTGAGGTGGCTGCGCCTCCCGTTTCCGGTCCTGGAAAAACAGGGCCAGACATAAAGGCGGCTGTATCCGTGCCCGAAAAGGCTGGGCCGGAGATACAAGCCCAGAAGGTGGAGACTCCGCAGGAGCCAGGGGCCCAAAGCAAGACAGTTGATGGTAAGCCTGTGATTCTGCCGCGGGCCACCAAAGAAAAACCGGTCCAGGTCCCGGCGCCTCAGGAGGTGGTCAAGCCTGCTCCGGTATCGGCAGTTTCCCCCCCGCCTTCCACGGTAAAAGCTCCGGGGATGAATTATGTTCTGGAGGCGAAATTTACCCAGGAGACCTGGCTCTCCGTGCAGGTGGACAAAGAAAAGAAGAAGTCCGGCGTATATAAGCCTGGAGACCATTTGGTCTGGCAGGCAGAAAAAAAGATTTCCCTTTTTGTCGGGAACGCCGGGGGGATCATCCTTACCCTGAACGGGAAAAAGGTCCCTCCCCTTGGCAAGGTAATGGAAAGTACCCGGGTTTCCTTTCCGGCTGAATAG
- the recO gene encoding DNA repair protein RecO: protein MSLRQSLGIVLQVKDYGDSDKIVTLYTLEHGKIVLIAKGAKRSKIRFVNKLELFSLLSVLFAPNRHSSLMRLDQAELLDSFPRLRENYALYAAASLLCELVLHWTREHDSDAELFRLLGWGIEGLALAEGAVHRRIIFFHVKMLEILGYRPDLTGCLDCGLLGGPGILYRFSSLRNGLVCSRCQPQATGNNSSPLSIQTIQLLRKVQDMEQDKLARLHFSPAALREAIDLLKRHDNHLLQREVQSWNFLG, encoded by the coding sequence ATGTCCTTGCGGCAAAGCCTGGGGATTGTACTCCAGGTTAAAGATTATGGTGATTCCGACAAGATTGTCACCCTTTATACCCTGGAACACGGCAAAATTGTGTTGATCGCCAAAGGCGCCAAGCGCAGTAAGATCCGTTTTGTCAACAAGCTTGAGCTTTTTTCCCTCCTCTCCGTCCTCTTTGCCCCAAATCGTCACAGTTCGCTGATGCGCCTGGATCAGGCCGAGTTGCTGGATTCCTTCCCCCGGCTGCGAGAGAACTATGCGCTGTACGCCGCAGCCTCCCTGCTGTGTGAGCTTGTCCTGCACTGGACCAGGGAGCATGATAGTGATGCAGAGCTTTTTCGTTTACTTGGCTGGGGTATCGAGGGACTGGCTTTGGCAGAAGGGGCGGTGCACCGGAGGATTATTTTTTTTCACGTCAAGATGCTGGAGATCCTTGGCTATCGGCCTGACCTGACTGGGTGTCTTGATTGCGGTCTTTTGGGCGGTCCCGGGATATTGTATCGTTTCAGCTCCTTACGCAACGGTTTGGTGTGCAGCCGTTGCCAACCCCAGGCTACAGGCAATAACTCTTCACCCCTTTCCATCCAGACCATCCAGCTGTTGCGTAAGGTGCAGGATATGGAGCAAGACAAACTGGCGCGGCTCCATTTTTCCCCGGCGGCCCTCAGGGAGGCCATCGATTTGTTGAAACGGCATGACAACCATCTCTTGCAGCGTGAAGTGCAGTCCTGGAATTTCTTGGGCTGA
- a CDS encoding flavodoxin family protein: MKVVAFSGSARKGGNTATLLNTALNELSIQGIDTELVELSGQPISGCIACYQCFKNKDNRCAVGNDIINDCLEKMIAADGILLGSPTYFADVSAGMKALIERCGMVSRANGDLFKRKAGAGVVAARRAGAYQVFNSLNAFFLIGQMIVVGSSYWNIGIGREPGEVTKDEEGMKTMRDLGRNMAWVLQKIKAE, translated from the coding sequence ATGAAAGTCGTCGCTTTTAGCGGAAGCGCCCGCAAGGGTGGAAATACCGCAACATTGCTGAATACCGCCCTGAACGAATTGTCCATACAGGGAATCGACACAGAGCTGGTGGAGTTATCAGGCCAGCCGATTTCAGGCTGCATCGCCTGCTATCAGTGTTTCAAGAACAAGGACAATCGCTGCGCCGTGGGAAATGACATCATCAATGATTGTCTTGAGAAGATGATCGCAGCCGATGGCATCCTTCTCGGCTCCCCCACCTACTTCGCCGATGTTTCCGCGGGGATGAAAGCCCTGATCGAACGGTGCGGCATGGTTTCCCGGGCCAACGGCGATCTGTTCAAGCGCAAAGCCGGGGCCGGAGTGGTTGCGGCCCGTCGGGCCGGGGCCTATCAGGTATTCAATTCCCTCAACGCCTTTTTCCTGATCGGCCAAATGATCGTGGTGGGCTCCTCTTACTGGAACATCGGCATTGGCAGGGAGCCGGGCGAGGTGACCAAGGACGAGGAAGGCATGAAAACCATGCGCGACCTGGGACGCAACATGGCCTGGGTCCTTCAGAAAATCAAGGCTGAATAA
- the cbpB gene encoding peptide-modifying radical SAM enzyme CbpB, with amino-acid sequence MKHADTQTAATIFANTGHGPNFSVLEIGDPDRVAVVEADTAYWALVDRDDLPQALAGSMAHDFMARESEFHTEMDHLRSGLKLSAAYVNPTERCNLNCSYCYLPEEMRKNGIDMGEEKLMLALERLLQHFRKVLPEGVKPQLIFHGSEPMVARDAVFAAIAKYKDEFHFGIQTNATLLDDSAISFLRDHGVGIGLSLDAPTAEIANSTRKNWQGNGYFDTVVSVIKKLVDYPALNVITTVTQANVHTLTEMVDFYHDLGVRVVMLNPVRCTRQGGMDLKPDNHVLAEAFFKALDHSFKLFEQTGRKLVIANFANVLAGVIGPTGRRLMCDISPCGGGRCFFAVSADGEVVPCSEFIGMNEFSGGNIFRDDPVDILASKPFQEVTNRKVEKILPCAGCAIRHFCGAPCPAEIYKVSGDINAPSPYCSFFEEQVRYAFRTIAQQREEAYLWDSWQSETEISYCWK; translated from the coding sequence ATGAAACACGCAGACACACAGACAGCAGCAACCATTTTCGCCAACACCGGCCATGGCCCGAATTTTTCCGTGCTGGAGATCGGCGATCCCGACCGAGTTGCGGTTGTCGAGGCGGACACGGCATACTGGGCTCTGGTTGACAGGGATGACCTGCCCCAGGCCTTGGCCGGCTCCATGGCCCACGATTTCATGGCCCGTGAGTCGGAATTCCACACGGAAATGGACCACCTGCGCTCGGGCTTGAAGCTCTCCGCCGCGTATGTGAATCCCACCGAACGCTGCAACCTGAACTGCAGCTACTGCTACCTCCCGGAAGAGATGCGTAAAAACGGCATCGACATGGGAGAGGAAAAGCTGATGCTCGCTCTTGAGCGTTTACTGCAACACTTCCGGAAGGTTTTGCCGGAGGGGGTAAAGCCGCAGCTTATCTTTCACGGCAGCGAGCCCATGGTTGCAAGAGATGCCGTGTTTGCCGCAATTGCCAAATATAAAGACGAGTTCCATTTCGGCATCCAGACCAATGCCACCCTGCTCGATGATAGCGCAATCAGCTTTTTAAGAGATCACGGGGTCGGCATCGGTCTTTCCCTGGATGCCCCCACGGCAGAGATCGCCAACAGCACCAGGAAAAACTGGCAGGGCAACGGATACTTCGACACCGTTGTTTCGGTGATCAAAAAACTCGTCGATTATCCTGCCCTCAATGTCATAACCACGGTTACGCAAGCAAACGTGCACACCCTGACCGAAATGGTGGACTTCTACCACGACCTTGGGGTACGGGTTGTCATGCTCAATCCGGTGCGCTGCACCCGCCAAGGCGGCATGGACCTGAAACCGGACAACCATGTCCTGGCCGAGGCTTTTTTCAAGGCGCTGGACCACTCCTTTAAGCTTTTTGAACAAACCGGGAGAAAACTTGTCATCGCCAACTTCGCCAATGTCCTGGCGGGAGTTATCGGCCCGACCGGACGCAGGTTGATGTGCGACATCTCTCCCTGCGGCGGCGGCCGTTGCTTTTTTGCCGTTTCCGCTGACGGCGAGGTCGTGCCGTGCAGTGAATTCATCGGCATGAACGAGTTCTCCGGCGGAAACATCTTCCGTGATGACCCTGTTGATATTCTGGCCAGCAAGCCCTTTCAAGAGGTGACGAACCGGAAGGTGGAAAAGATTCTCCCCTGCGCAGGATGCGCCATCCGGCATTTCTGCGGGGCTCCTTGCCCGGCTGAGATCTACAAGGTGTCCGGCGACATCAATGCGCCAAGCCCCTACTGCAGCTTCTTTGAGGAGCAGGTTCGCTATGCCTTCCGGACCATTGCCCAACAACGGGAGGAGGCCTATCTCTGGGACAGCTGGCAGAGTGAGACAGAAATATCCTACTGCTGGAAGTAA
- the tig gene encoding trigger factor produces the protein MQINVEDVSALTKKMTITLPEAQVAQELESTYRKLNSEVSLKGFRKGKIPRQVLEKNYGPKVEYDVAEKLIQESYFDALEKSKIDAVVHPDIREQKFAENGTFVYIAEVDVRPQFELGEYKGLEIEQAALEVTDEEIAQELEALQKQMAPLQSVEDRAIELGHLAVVDFQGYHNGNPIKQVVGENYSVDVGSGQYGKEFEEKLLGLKKGEEASQEIDFPANFANPILASKKVEFKINVKDVKERVLPPLDDEFAKEVGEEFATLEALKGHIREKKLLAKKDAQRGDLTDKLMKALIEAHEFEIPPRLVAYEIESMIKELESNLERQGMTLEAAGFNRDALVEQYKLAAQSRVKGDFLLKKVAEKEGLKLENEDIDKGFQRISEQYNMPVSEVKKYFSSRDDLLPFMAELLNEKILSFLLDAAKMKIVPAAA, from the coding sequence ATGCAGATCAATGTTGAAGACGTGAGTGCGCTTACCAAAAAAATGACCATAACTCTGCCGGAAGCGCAGGTTGCCCAGGAACTTGAGTCCACCTATAGAAAACTGAACTCAGAAGTCTCATTGAAAGGGTTCCGTAAGGGCAAAATACCCCGGCAAGTGCTGGAAAAAAATTATGGACCGAAGGTTGAGTATGACGTGGCTGAAAAGTTGATTCAGGAATCATATTTTGATGCCCTGGAGAAAAGCAAGATCGATGCGGTTGTCCACCCTGACATCCGTGAACAGAAGTTTGCCGAGAATGGTACTTTTGTTTACATCGCAGAGGTTGATGTCCGGCCCCAGTTCGAACTGGGCGAGTATAAGGGGCTCGAGATCGAGCAGGCCGCCCTTGAGGTGACCGACGAGGAGATAGCCCAGGAGCTTGAGGCCCTGCAGAAGCAGATGGCTCCCCTGCAAAGCGTTGAAGACCGAGCCATTGAGCTGGGGCATCTGGCTGTGGTTGATTTCCAGGGCTACCACAACGGCAATCCCATCAAGCAGGTGGTTGGCGAAAATTATTCCGTTGATGTCGGTTCCGGTCAGTATGGCAAGGAGTTTGAAGAGAAGCTTCTTGGCTTGAAAAAAGGCGAGGAAGCTTCGCAGGAAATAGATTTTCCGGCAAATTTTGCCAATCCGATTCTGGCCAGCAAGAAGGTAGAGTTTAAAATCAATGTCAAGGATGTGAAGGAGCGGGTGCTCCCTCCCCTTGATGACGAATTTGCCAAGGAGGTCGGGGAGGAATTTGCCACCCTTGAGGCGCTCAAGGGTCATATTCGGGAGAAGAAGCTGCTTGCCAAGAAGGATGCCCAGCGGGGCGATCTTACCGACAAGTTGATGAAGGCGCTGATCGAAGCCCATGAATTTGAGATTCCGCCTCGGCTGGTGGCCTATGAAATCGAGTCAATGATTAAAGAACTGGAAAGCAACCTGGAGCGGCAGGGGATGACCCTGGAAGCCGCCGGGTTCAACCGGGATGCCTTGGTCGAACAGTATAAGCTTGCGGCGCAGTCACGGGTCAAGGGTGATTTCCTTTTGAAAAAGGTCGCGGAAAAGGAAGGGCTTAAGCTGGAAAATGAAGACATCGATAAAGGGTTTCAGCGCATCTCCGAGCAGTACAACATGCCGGTCAGCGAAGTGAAGAAATATTTTTCCAGCAGGGATGACCTGCTCCCCTTCATGGCAGAGCTGTTGAACGAAAAAATATTGAGTTTCCTGCTTGATGCAGCCAAGATGAAAATCGTCCCGGCTGCTGCCTAG
- the clpP gene encoding ATP-dependent Clp endopeptidase proteolytic subunit ClpP, whose translation MNLVPMVVEQSPRGERAYDIYSRLLKERIIFLGSAINDEIANIIIAQILFLEADDPDKDITFYINSPGGVVTAGMAIYDTMHYVKCDIATLCMGQAASMGAVLLAAGTEGKRYALPNARIMLHQPMGGFQGQASDIDIHAKEILRMRQSLNTILAHHTKQKLKKIQVDTDRDFFMGAEEAKAYGVIDKVLLKRANPEEENSHGKRS comes from the coding sequence ATGAATCTCGTCCCCATGGTTGTTGAACAGAGTCCCCGCGGTGAGCGGGCCTATGATATCTATTCCCGGCTCTTGAAAGAGCGGATCATTTTTTTGGGTTCGGCCATAAATGACGAGATAGCCAATATAATCATCGCCCAGATACTTTTTCTTGAGGCCGATGATCCGGACAAGGATATTACTTTTTATATCAACTCCCCCGGTGGCGTTGTGACGGCCGGTATGGCTATCTATGACACAATGCACTACGTGAAATGTGACATCGCTACCCTGTGCATGGGGCAGGCGGCAAGCATGGGCGCGGTACTCCTTGCCGCAGGCACCGAGGGAAAACGGTATGCCTTGCCGAATGCGCGGATTATGCTGCACCAACCCATGGGTGGTTTTCAGGGGCAGGCCTCCGATATTGACATCCACGCCAAGGAGATCTTGCGGATGCGGCAGTCCCTGAACACCATTCTGGCGCATCATACCAAGCAAAAGCTCAAGAAGATTCAGGTTGATACAGACCGGGATTTTTTCATGGGAGCCGAGGAAGCCAAGGCCTATGGCGTAATTGACAAGGTGCTGCTGAAACGGGCAAATCCTGAAGAGGAGAATAGTCATGGCAAAAGATCATAA